One Vibrio campbellii CAIM 519 = NBRC 15631 = ATCC 25920 genomic window carries:
- the xerD gene encoding site-specific tyrosine recombinase XerD, translating to MTAQQPVNQQDFGLVEQFLDAMWMERGLSENTLASYRNDLMKLLAWMEQHSYRLDFISLSGLQEYQSYLVDLDYKQTSRARMLSAIRRLFQYIHREKVRADDPSALLVSPKLPQRLPKDISEEQVDALLDAPDPNDPVELRDKAMLELLYATGLRVTELVSLTMENVSLRQGVVRVTGKGGKERLVPMGENAVDWIETFIQQGRSALLGETTSDVVFPSKRARQMTRQTFWHRIKYYAVIAGIDTDQLSPHVLRHAFATHLLNYGADLRVVQMLLGHSDLSTTQIYTHVATERLKQIHSQHHPRA from the coding sequence ATGACGGCACAACAGCCTGTCAATCAACAAGATTTTGGCCTTGTTGAGCAATTCTTAGATGCGATGTGGATGGAGCGTGGCCTATCAGAGAACACGTTGGCTTCCTACCGAAATGATTTAATGAAACTGCTCGCGTGGATGGAGCAACACAGCTACCGTCTGGATTTCATCAGTCTGTCTGGCTTGCAAGAATACCAAAGTTATCTGGTAGATTTAGATTACAAGCAGACTTCCCGCGCACGTATGCTGTCGGCGATTCGACGTTTGTTCCAATACATTCACCGCGAAAAAGTACGCGCGGATGATCCGAGTGCTTTATTGGTCAGCCCAAAGTTGCCACAGCGCCTACCTAAAGACATCAGTGAAGAGCAAGTCGATGCTCTGCTAGATGCACCAGATCCGAATGACCCAGTTGAGCTGCGTGATAAAGCCATGCTAGAACTGCTTTACGCGACAGGTCTGCGTGTGACAGAGCTAGTCAGCTTGACAATGGAAAACGTCAGTTTGCGCCAAGGGGTAGTGCGCGTGACGGGTAAAGGTGGTAAAGAACGCCTTGTCCCAATGGGAGAGAACGCGGTCGATTGGATTGAAACTTTTATCCAACAAGGTCGGTCTGCTTTATTGGGGGAGACTACGTCAGATGTGGTTTTCCCGAGTAAACGTGCTAGGCAGATGACTCGCCAAACGTTTTGGCACCGTATCAAGTACTATGCTGTGATAGCGGGTATTGATACTGACCAGTTGTCGCCGCACGTACTTCGCCATGCTTTTGCAACACACTTATTGAACTATGGCGCAGATCTCAGGGTCGTACAGATGCTGTTGGGGCATAGTGACTTATCGACCACGCAAATTTATACTCACGTGGCGACTGAGCGATTGAAACAAATCCACAGTCAACACCACCCAAGAGCATAA
- the dsbC gene encoding bifunctional protein-disulfide isomerase/oxidoreductase DsbC gives MSVLRRLTLLTLPFFVTACGAEESQAKTETPAQQVAPAAKQNFDEAALKAKFSKLGVSILDIQPSDVAGLLEIQTNGGVLFASNDGNHFIAGTLYAIDDKGGYKDVVAERQAPLNAAKIAKFSDSVIEYKADNEKYVVTVFTDITCGYCVRLHSQMQGYNDLGITVRYMAYPRQGATGPVAEQMATIWCAEDPQSAMHNAKAERTFDNPAKDLKQCKETIQAHYNLGRELGISGTPAIFLPNGELVGGYLPPADLLKRLEQQ, from the coding sequence ATGAGCGTATTACGCCGACTAACTCTGCTGACTTTACCGTTTTTCGTTACCGCTTGTGGTGCTGAAGAAAGTCAGGCAAAAACGGAAACTCCTGCACAACAAGTCGCACCAGCGGCAAAACAGAATTTTGATGAGGCTGCACTAAAAGCCAAGTTCTCTAAGTTGGGGGTATCTATTCTTGATATCCAACCATCAGACGTTGCTGGTTTATTAGAAATTCAAACCAATGGTGGTGTGCTGTTCGCATCAAACGATGGTAATCACTTTATTGCCGGTACGCTTTACGCCATCGATGATAAAGGCGGCTACAAAGACGTCGTTGCTGAACGTCAAGCCCCATTGAATGCAGCAAAAATCGCGAAGTTCTCTGACAGCGTGATCGAATATAAAGCGGACAACGAGAAGTATGTGGTGACGGTATTTACGGATATCACATGTGGTTACTGTGTGCGTCTGCATAGCCAAATGCAAGGTTACAACGACTTAGGCATTACTGTTCGTTACATGGCGTACCCTCGTCAAGGCGCAACAGGCCCAGTCGCTGAGCAGATGGCAACTATTTGGTGTGCAGAAGATCCTCAATCCGCTATGCACAATGCAAAAGCGGAACGTACATTTGATAACCCAGCGAAAGATCTTAAGCAGTGTAAAGAGACTATCCAAGCGCATTACAACCTAGGTCGTGAGCTTGGTATTTCTGGTACACCTGCGATCTTTCTACCAAACGGTGAGCTAGTAGGTGGTTACCTTCCACCAGCAGATCTGCTAAAACGTTTAGAGCAACAATAA
- the recJ gene encoding single-stranded-DNA-specific exonuclease RecJ yields the protein MIEIQRRPEPDLSLLPDSIPAILKRIYINRGITDVAQLETSARGLHSYQQLGGIDQAVELLFQAINEQKRIIVVGDFDADGATSSALSVLALRMLGSNNVDYLVPNRFEDGYGLSPEVVDQALELGAEMIMTVDNGVSSIEGVRYAKENGITVLVTDHHLPGQVLPDVDAMVNPNLDSCAFPSKALAGVGVAFYLMMALCVYMRKQNWFAQQGMQEPKLMELIDLVALGTVADVVPLDENNRILVHQGLQRIRAGKARPGIQALIEVAKRDARRLVASDFGFALGPRINAAGRLDDMSFGVELLMSNNIHAARRMASELDGLNQTRKEIEEGMKQEAMAFCERLQFGENSELPYGLALFQRDWHQGVIGILASRIKEKFHRPVIAFADGGEGTIKGSCRSIPGLHMRDALDFIDTQNPGLIIKFGGHAMAAGLTIKEQDFERFSRLFDEVVKKELDEAALKGVIMSDGELKPEEFSMHVAEQLRSGGPFGQAFPEPIFDGEFKVLHQKLVGERHLKLMLEPLYKGHPTNVMIDGIAFNVDLRRWPDASVKTVRLAYKLDVNEFRGNQSLQLMIDLIEAK from the coding sequence ATGATAGAAATTCAACGACGTCCCGAACCGGATCTTTCTCTTCTTCCTGATTCCATTCCTGCCATTCTAAAGCGCATTTACATTAACCGTGGCATCACGGATGTGGCTCAACTAGAGACCTCTGCACGCGGTTTGCATTCGTACCAGCAGTTGGGTGGCATTGACCAAGCGGTTGAACTGCTGTTCCAAGCTATTAATGAGCAAAAGCGCATTATTGTCGTAGGCGACTTTGATGCCGATGGTGCAACCAGCTCTGCTTTGTCGGTGCTTGCCTTACGTATGCTGGGCAGCAATAACGTGGATTACTTGGTGCCGAACCGTTTCGAGGATGGCTATGGTCTGAGCCCGGAAGTGGTTGATCAAGCTTTAGAGCTTGGCGCAGAGATGATCATGACGGTGGATAACGGGGTCTCGTCGATTGAGGGTGTCCGTTATGCCAAAGAAAACGGCATTACGGTGCTGGTGACTGACCACCACTTACCGGGGCAAGTGCTTCCGGATGTGGATGCGATGGTGAACCCAAACCTAGACAGCTGTGCTTTCCCATCGAAGGCGTTGGCTGGGGTAGGCGTGGCTTTCTATCTGATGATGGCGCTGTGTGTGTACATGCGCAAACAGAATTGGTTCGCGCAGCAAGGCATGCAAGAGCCTAAGTTAATGGAATTGATTGACTTAGTGGCACTTGGCACTGTCGCTGATGTTGTGCCACTCGATGAGAACAACCGCATTCTTGTACACCAAGGCTTGCAGCGTATTCGTGCGGGTAAAGCGCGTCCGGGCATTCAAGCCTTGATTGAAGTCGCGAAGCGCGATGCACGTCGTTTGGTCGCGTCTGATTTTGGTTTCGCTCTGGGACCACGCATTAACGCCGCAGGTCGCTTGGATGACATGTCATTCGGTGTCGAGCTGCTGATGTCTAATAACATCCATGCCGCGCGTCGCATGGCGAGTGAGTTGGACGGTTTGAACCAAACTCGTAAAGAGATTGAAGAAGGCATGAAGCAAGAGGCGATGGCTTTTTGTGAGCGTCTTCAGTTTGGTGAAAACAGTGAACTGCCATACGGCCTAGCACTGTTCCAACGTGATTGGCACCAAGGCGTGATTGGTATTCTTGCTTCTCGTATCAAAGAGAAGTTCCATCGTCCGGTTATCGCCTTTGCTGATGGTGGTGAAGGGACAATTAAAGGTTCTTGTCGCTCTATTCCGGGGCTTCACATGCGTGATGCGCTGGATTTCATCGATACACAAAACCCTGGTTTGATCATCAAATTTGGTGGCCACGCGATGGCGGCGGGCTTAACAATCAAAGAGCAAGACTTTGAACGCTTTAGCCGTTTGTTTGATGAAGTCGTGAAGAAAGAGTTGGATGAAGCTGCGCTGAAAGGCGTGATCATGTCTGACGGTGAGCTTAAGCCTGAAGAGTTTTCCATGCATGTCGCGGAGCAGCTGCGCTCGGGGGGCCCTTTTGGTCAAGCCTTCCCTGAACCAATTTTCGATGGTGAGTTTAAAGTATTGCATCAAAAGCTGGTGGGTGAGAGGCACCTTAAGCTGATGTTAGAACCGCTTTACAAAGGCCATCCAACCAATGTGATGATTGATGGGATTGCGTTTAACGTTGATTTGCGTCGTTGGCCAGATGCATCGGTCAAAACAGTACGTCTAGCGTATAAGTTGGATGTGAATGAGTTTCGTGGCAATCAATCATTACAGCTAATGATTGACCTCATCGAAGCCAAGTAA
- the prfB gene encoding peptide chain release factor 2 (programmed frameshift), whose protein sequence is MFEINPIKNRLQDVSERTNVLRGYLDYDAKKERLEEVNAELEQPDVWNEPERAQALGKERASLEAVVETIDQLEQGVEDVEGLLELAVEEEDQETFDEIEPELAELEEKLEQLEFRRMFSGDHDSSDCYIDLQAGSGGTEAQDWTNMMLRMYLRWAEAKGFKSEVIEVSEGEVAGLKGATVKISGEYAYGWLRTETGVHRLVRKSPFDSGGRRHTSFASAFIYPEIDENIDIDINPSDLRIDVYRASGAGGQHVNTTESAVRITHVPTNTVVQCQNDRSQHKNKDQAMKQLRAKLFELELQKQNAEKQANEDAKSDIGWGSQIRSYVLDDSRIKDLRTGVENRNTQAVLDGDLDKFIEASLKSGL, encoded by the exons ATGTTTGAAATCAATCCAATTAAAAACCGTCTGCAGGACGTGTCTGAGCGCACGAATGTCCTGAGGGGGTATCTT GACTATGACGCTAAGAAAGAGCGTCTAGAAGAGGTCAACGCAGAACTTGAACAACCGGATGTATGGAACGAGCCAGAACGTGCACAAGCACTAGGCAAAGAGCGTGCATCTCTTGAAGCGGTTGTAGAGACGATCGATCAACTAGAACAAGGTGTAGAGGACGTTGAAGGTCTTCTAGAACTTGCGGTTGAAGAAGAAGATCAAGAAACGTTTGACGAAATCGAACCAGAACTTGCTGAGTTGGAAGAGAAGCTAGAACAGCTTGAATTCCGTCGTATGTTCTCTGGCGACCACGACAGCTCTGATTGCTACATCGATTTGCAAGCAGGCTCAGGTGGTACAGAAGCACAAGACTGGACCAACATGATGCTACGTATGTACCTACGTTGGGCTGAAGCGAAAGGCTTTAAGTCTGAGGTGATCGAAGTATCGGAAGGCGAAGTTGCGGGTCTTAAGGGCGCAACTGTGAAGATTTCTGGTGAGTACGCTTACGGCTGGCTACGCACAGAAACAGGCGTTCACCGTCTTGTTCGTAAATCGCCATTCGATTCAGGCGGCCGTCGTCATACCTCATTTGCTTCTGCGTTTATCTACCCAGAGATTGATGAAAACATTGATATCGACATTAACCCGTCTGACCTACGTATCGACGTTTACCGTGCGTCAGGTGCAGGTGGTCAGCACGTTAACACCACTGAATCTGCGGTACGTATCACGCACGTTCCAACGAACACAGTAGTGCAATGTCAGAACGACCGTTCTCAGCATAAGAACAAAGATCAGGCAATGAAACAGCTTCGAGCGAAGCTATTTGAGCTTGAATTGCAAAAGCAAAACGCGGAAAAACAAGCTAATGAAGACGCTAAGTCTGACATTGGCTGGGGTAGCCAGATCCGTTCTTACGTATTGGATGACTCGCGCATTAAAGACCTCCGTACGGGCGTTGAAAACCGTAATACTCAAGCGGTTCTCGATGGCGATCTGGACAAATTTATTGAAGCTAGCCTGAAATCAGGTCTATAA
- the lysS gene encoding lysine--tRNA ligase produces MTDAVQNETVQEASAQEENKLIAERRAKLDAIRKSCKANGHPNDFRRDALAGDLQKEFGEKTKEELEELNHVVAIAGRIMAKRGPFLVIQETSGRIQAYADKAVQKVLKEKYQGLDIGDIIGVKGALHKSGKGDLYVNMEEFELLTKALRPLPEKFHGLTDQEMRYRQRYVDLIVNEDSRQAFVVRSKVMSAIRNFMITKQFMEVETPMMHVIPGGASARPFITHHNALDMPMYLRIAPELYLKRLVVGGFDRVFEINRNFRNEGLSPRHNPEFTMMEFYMAYADYKDLMDLTEELLSSVALEVLGSTSMPYGDDTVEFGGTYTRMSMFEAIKHYNPDHAQIQALTEEDIQNRDLMVSIAKSVHVEVEPFWTCGQLLEEIFGETAEPKLMQPTFITGYPADISPLARRSDDNPFFTDRFEFFIGGREVANGFSELNDAEDQDARFKAQVEAKESGDDEAMFYDADYITALEHGLPPTAGQGIGIDRLVMLLTNTHTIRDVILFPAMRPQA; encoded by the coding sequence ATGACTGATGCTGTTCAAAACGAAACTGTACAAGAAGCCTCTGCACAAGAAGAGAACAAGCTAATTGCTGAACGCCGCGCTAAACTGGATGCAATCCGAAAGAGCTGCAAAGCGAACGGCCATCCAAACGACTTCCGTCGTGACGCACTAGCGGGCGACCTTCAGAAAGAGTTCGGTGAAAAGACGAAGGAAGAGCTAGAAGAGCTTAACCACGTAGTAGCAATCGCTGGCCGTATCATGGCTAAACGTGGTCCATTCTTGGTAATTCAAGAAACTTCTGGCCGTATCCAAGCTTACGCTGATAAAGCGGTACAAAAAGTACTGAAAGAAAAATACCAAGGTCTAGATATCGGTGACATCATCGGTGTTAAAGGTGCGCTGCACAAATCTGGCAAAGGCGATCTATACGTGAACATGGAAGAGTTCGAATTGCTAACCAAAGCACTTCGTCCACTACCAGAGAAGTTCCACGGTCTAACTGACCAAGAGATGCGTTACCGTCAACGTTACGTTGACCTAATCGTTAACGAAGATTCTCGTCAAGCATTCGTAGTACGTTCTAAAGTAATGTCTGCAATTCGTAACTTCATGATCACTAAACAGTTCATGGAAGTTGAAACGCCAATGATGCACGTTATCCCTGGCGGTGCGAGTGCGCGTCCATTCATCACGCACCACAACGCACTAGACATGCCAATGTACCTACGTATCGCACCAGAGCTATACCTGAAGCGTCTAGTTGTTGGTGGTTTCGATCGCGTATTCGAAATCAACCGTAACTTCCGTAACGAAGGTCTTTCTCCACGTCACAACCCAGAATTCACAATGATGGAATTCTACATGGCGTACGCGGACTACAAAGATCTGATGGACCTAACTGAAGAGCTACTAAGCTCAGTTGCTCTAGAAGTTCTAGGTTCAACGTCAATGCCTTACGGTGATGACACGGTTGAGTTTGGCGGCACTTACACTCGTATGAGCATGTTCGAAGCAATCAAGCACTACAACCCAGACCACGCGCAAATCCAAGCGCTAACAGAAGAAGACATTCAAAACCGTGACCTAATGGTTTCTATCGCGAAATCTGTTCACGTTGAAGTGGAACCTTTCTGGACATGTGGTCAGCTTCTTGAAGAGATCTTTGGTGAAACAGCAGAACCTAAGCTAATGCAGCCAACGTTCATCACTGGTTACCCAGCAGATATCTCTCCATTGGCTCGTCGTAGCGATGACAACCCGTTCTTCACTGACCGCTTTGAATTCTTCATCGGTGGTCGTGAAGTAGCGAACGGCTTCTCTGAGCTTAACGATGCTGAAGACCAAGACGCGCGCTTTAAAGCACAGGTTGAAGCGAAAGAGTCTGGTGATGACGAAGCAATGTTCTACGATGCTGACTACATCACTGCACTAGAGCACGGCCTACCGCCAACAGCAGGCCAAGGTATCGGTATCGACCGCCTAGTTATGCTGCTGACTAACACGCACACTATCCGTGACGTGATCCTATTCCCAGCGATGCGCCCACAAGCGTAA